One genomic segment of Candidatus Poribacteria bacterium includes these proteins:
- the pyrE gene encoding orotate phosphoribosyltransferase, whose translation MTKQEAHDFRHGSITKAELAKQIRVASYLTGEFRLRSGNISNFYWDKYRFESDPALLMAIAKEMAKLLPSRCDGLAGLELGGIPLATAVSLQTGIPCFYVRKAAKTYGTCNLIEGGAAAGSNLVVIEDVITTAGQVCTSIEQIRAVGYTVEHVVAVIDRQAGGAEKIHALGCSFASVFTLEALEANSGPRTANRE comes from the coding sequence ATGACGAAACAAGAAGCCCATGACTTTAGGCATGGGAGTATCACAAAAGCAGAACTTGCAAAACAGATTCGTGTTGCTTCATATCTCACGGGTGAATTCAGGCTCCGTTCTGGAAATATTAGTAATTTCTATTGGGATAAATACCGATTTGAGAGTGATCCGGCACTGTTGATGGCAATTGCTAAAGAGATGGCGAAACTCCTACCATCGCGTTGTGACGGTTTGGCAGGCTTGGAGTTAGGCGGGATCCCGCTTGCGACTGCGGTCTCGCTGCAGACAGGCATTCCGTGTTTCTATGTGCGCAAAGCGGCGAAAACCTACGGCACTTGTAACCTTATAGAAGGCGGTGCTGCGGCTGGGAGCAATCTGGTCGTGATAGAGGATGTGATTACGACTGCTGGGCAGGTCTGTACATCTATTGAACAGATACGTGCTGTGGGCTACACAGTGGAACACGTCGTTGCAGTTATTGATCGTCAGGCAGGGGGTGCGGAGAAAATCCATGCGCTTGGGTGTTCATTTGCGTCGGTTTTTACGCTTGAGGCGTTGGAGGCAAATAGCGGACCGCGAACTGCGAACCGCGAATAG